A region from the uncultured Macellibacteroides sp. genome encodes:
- a CDS encoding TolC family protein, giving the protein MKQIYLIILSLLCSISLVHGSEADSVRLTLQDAIRLAQLQSVDAAVALNELKVAYWEYRTYQADQLPEVNFTGTIPAYNSTFSKYQQGDGSYTYIRNNSLGLTGGVSIDQNIALTGGKISLKSALDFNRQLGNGAFNEFMSTPIGLTLTQPVFGVNTQKWNRRIQPVRYQEAKAYYIERVEEVTLSAISNFFNLLLAQENLKITVQNLENANKLYEIALAKRKIGQISESELMQLNLSALQAKGKVTEAQSNRNARMFQLRAFLGFGERTEIEPVLPESLPSLRMDYQEVLEKAHENNSFAKNIMRRQLEADYSVASAKGNRRSINLYASVGYSGTNPVLSNAYNNLRNSQIVEVGVSIPLLDWGKRKGKVKVAESNREVVLSKTRQEQMNFNQDIFLLVENFNNQAGQLSIAEEASVIARKRYKTAIETFLIGKINILDLNDAQNSKDEAVQKQIEELYLYWNYYYNIRSVTLYDFLNKSTLDAEFEKIVRN; this is encoded by the coding sequence ATGAAACAAATTTATTTAATCATACTCTCTCTTTTATGTTCTATTTCATTGGTTCATGGAAGTGAAGCAGACTCTGTTCGTCTTACCCTTCAAGATGCCATTCGGCTGGCTCAGCTTCAGTCGGTGGATGCAGCGGTAGCGCTAAACGAACTGAAGGTTGCCTATTGGGAATACCGTACCTATCAGGCCGACCAGTTACCCGAAGTAAATTTTACCGGAACTATTCCTGCTTATAACAGCACGTTCAGCAAATATCAGCAAGGTGACGGATCGTATACGTATATCAGGAATAACTCCTTGGGACTTACAGGAGGAGTTTCCATTGATCAGAATATTGCCTTAACCGGAGGTAAAATCTCACTAAAATCGGCTCTTGACTTTAATCGTCAGCTGGGTAACGGAGCTTTTAATGAGTTTATGAGTACTCCTATAGGATTAACACTTACGCAACCTGTTTTCGGAGTGAACACCCAAAAGTGGAATCGAAGGATCCAGCCCGTACGTTATCAGGAAGCCAAAGCTTATTACATCGAACGAGTGGAAGAAGTGACCTTGTCGGCTATTTCCAATTTTTTCAACTTGCTGCTGGCTCAGGAGAATCTTAAAATTACTGTGCAGAATCTGGAAAATGCCAATAAGTTATACGAAATTGCCTTGGCAAAAAGAAAAATCGGACAGATTTCGGAAAGCGAACTTATGCAGCTCAACCTTTCTGCTTTACAGGCCAAAGGCAAAGTAACAGAGGCTCAATCCAATCGGAATGCCAGGATGTTTCAGCTTCGTGCATTTTTAGGATTTGGCGAACGGACAGAAATAGAGCCTGTGCTTCCCGAATCACTACCCTCTTTGCGTATGGATTATCAGGAGGTACTTGAGAAAGCCCACGAAAACAATTCATTTGCCAAAAACATTATGCGTCGTCAACTTGAAGCCGATTATTCAGTAGCTTCGGCCAAAGGGAACCGAAGGAGCATCAACCTTTATGCTTCTGTTGGTTACAGTGGAACAAATCCAGTACTTTCAAACGCCTACAACAATCTTAGAAACAGTCAGATTGTGGAAGTGGGGGTCAGTATTCCGCTACTGGACTGGGGGAAAAGAAAGGGAAAAGTGAAAGTAGCCGAATCCAACCGTGAAGTGGTTCTTTCGAAAACCCGTCAGGAACAGATGAACTTTAATCAGGATATTTTCTTACTGGTTGAAAACTTCAACAATCAGGCTGGCCAACTTTCCATTGCCGAAGAAGCCAGCGTTATAGCAAGAAAGCGTTACAAAACAGCTATCGAAACCTTTCTGATCGGAAAAATCAATATTCTCGACCTGAACGATGCCCAAAACAGTAAAGACGAGGCTGTTCAGAAACAAATTGAAGAGCTTTATCTTTACTGGAATTATTACTATAACATCCGTAGTGTAACTTTGTACGATTTCCTGAACAAAAGTACTCTTGACGCAGAATTTGAAAAAATAGTACGTAACTGA
- a CDS encoding acyltransferase — MNDTQLQSETISYLRFPLIVAVILIHSSISSGTINWLMGTYGEFGHSTYDSVSFLISDVIARMAVPVFFLSSGFLFFYNTKEWNCETYGYKVKRRIKSLFLPYLFWCGLTLLIYFLVQSTSLGAAMFSVKDLPIRDYGVTDFLNAFWATPKEGVPLLYPFWFIRDLIVVCLLSPFVWWAVRYLKGVGVLALGCCWFFDLFGMPGFSTVAFFFFSLGAYFSIHRINMVATIQKLTYWPLLLYPILAIADPITMKYPFHAYLHNLGILLGIACVINLVSSGLKNNRIRTSAFLSNASFFVFAIHEPALKFIKKLLIDQIEPQHEISLFVIYLLPMIVIVGLALSIYYLMLRLFPGFLRFVSGGR, encoded by the coding sequence ATGAACGATACACAACTTCAGTCCGAAACGATAAGCTACCTTCGGTTTCCTCTGATTGTGGCGGTTATACTTATTCATTCATCCATTTCTTCCGGAACAATTAATTGGTTGATGGGAACCTATGGAGAATTCGGACATAGCACTTACGATTCGGTAAGCTTTCTGATTTCTGACGTGATAGCCAGAATGGCGGTGCCTGTTTTCTTTCTGAGTTCAGGTTTTCTTTTCTTCTATAATACGAAGGAATGGAACTGTGAAACATATGGATACAAAGTGAAGCGGCGTATTAAATCACTGTTCCTTCCTTACCTATTTTGGTGTGGATTAACATTGCTGATTTATTTTCTGGTACAGAGCACGTCGTTGGGAGCTGCGATGTTTTCTGTGAAGGATCTTCCAATTCGCGATTATGGGGTAACAGATTTCCTTAACGCATTTTGGGCTACTCCCAAAGAAGGGGTTCCTCTGTTGTATCCGTTTTGGTTTATTCGGGATTTGATAGTCGTATGCCTGTTGTCGCCCTTTGTCTGGTGGGCGGTTCGTTATCTCAAAGGAGTAGGGGTACTTGCCCTGGGATGTTGTTGGTTCTTTGATCTGTTCGGTATGCCGGGATTCAGTACCGTCGCGTTCTTCTTTTTCAGTCTCGGAGCCTACTTTAGTATTCATCGCATCAATATGGTGGCGACCATTCAAAAACTTACCTATTGGCCGTTGCTTCTTTATCCGATACTTGCCATTGCAGATCCGATTACGATGAAGTATCCTTTCCATGCCTACCTTCACAATCTCGGGATTCTTCTGGGGATTGCCTGTGTGATTAACTTAGTATCATCCGGACTAAAGAATAACCGGATACGTACATCCGCCTTTTTGTCCAATGCAAGTTTTTTTGTTTTCGCCATCCATGAGCCGGCACTTAAATTTATAAAGAAACTCCTGATTGACCAGATCGAACCTCAGCACGAAATATCGCTTTTTGTGATTTATCTTTTGCCAATGATCGTGATCGTTGGCTTAGCATTATCAATTTATTATTTGATGCTGAGGCTCTTTCCTGGTTTCTTGCGTTTTGTTTCCGGAGGGAGGTAA
- a CDS encoding FtsX-like permease family protein — MIRHLIKIIWNQRSGNGWIVLELFLVFVLLWYIVDFFTVLGVTASTPNGFEIQNTYLVKLSVRQPDNPKYISYGEKSEEPGKNFYRIVDRIRQHPDIEEVGYGKWSYPYCPSSMFSSYNKDSLSLQCQILEVSPEYFTIFRVKPEKGGSSQKLAKSFANLSAASSYEKNRQAIITQTVEDKLFPDTQATGKVLLNKDDSLQIKILAVTTVMKPYDYTRPAAYILFPVNRAETYKMNDQDIWSYFEIYFRTKSGFSEKDFAQKFKQEMKVQLEIGNFFLADVKPLEAVRDNYLKNQGITSGIQYRIGFSVFFLINIFLAVIGTFWFRIEQRQSEIGLRLAVGSSKKNIRSIMFMESLLLLLIAAIPASLVCINLQKFEFISSENLDLTVWRFLGNTFITGGLLVLVIMFGTWYPSFRASKVSPADALHYE; from the coding sequence ATGATTAGGCATCTGATTAAAATAATCTGGAATCAACGTAGCGGCAACGGATGGATTGTTCTGGAACTCTTCCTTGTGTTTGTATTGCTTTGGTATATTGTAGATTTCTTCACGGTACTGGGAGTAACTGCCTCAACGCCCAACGGTTTTGAGATTCAAAACACCTACCTGGTAAAACTATCCGTACGCCAGCCGGACAATCCCAAATACATCAGTTACGGTGAGAAAAGCGAAGAACCGGGTAAAAACTTTTACAGGATCGTAGATCGAATCCGTCAACATCCCGACATTGAAGAGGTAGGATACGGCAAATGGTCTTATCCCTATTGCCCTTCAAGTATGTTTAGCAGTTACAATAAGGATTCTTTAAGTTTGCAATGCCAGATACTGGAAGTAAGTCCCGAATATTTTACAATATTCAGAGTTAAACCGGAAAAGGGAGGTTCATCACAGAAATTGGCTAAATCGTTTGCCAACTTATCTGCAGCTTCTTCTTATGAAAAAAACAGACAAGCAATAATTACCCAAACAGTCGAAGATAAACTATTTCCCGATACACAAGCAACAGGAAAAGTTCTTTTGAATAAAGATGATAGTCTTCAAATTAAGATTCTGGCGGTAACTACGGTAATGAAACCATACGACTATACCCGACCTGCGGCTTATATTCTATTTCCCGTAAATAGAGCAGAAACATATAAAATGAATGATCAAGACATTTGGAGTTATTTCGAAATCTATTTCCGAACCAAATCCGGGTTTTCTGAAAAAGATTTTGCTCAAAAGTTTAAGCAAGAGATGAAAGTTCAGCTTGAAATTGGCAATTTCTTTTTAGCTGATGTCAAACCGCTGGAAGCAGTAAGGGATAATTATTTGAAGAATCAGGGAATAACGAGCGGTATTCAGTACCGTATCGGATTTTCAGTTTTCTTTTTGATTAACATATTTCTTGCAGTTATCGGAACATTCTGGTTTCGTATTGAACAGCGGCAATCGGAGATAGGATTGCGCTTAGCCGTTGGAAGCAGTAAGAAAAACATCCGCAGTATTATGTTTATGGAAAGTTTACTATTACTACTCATAGCTGCCATACCCGCTTCACTGGTTTGCATTAATCTGCAAAAATTCGAATTTATATCTTCCGAAAATCTGGATCTGACGGTCTGGCGTTTTTTAGGTAATACTTTTATAACAGGAGGATTGCTGGTTTTAGTGATCATGTTTGGCACATGGTATCCCTCGTTTAGAGCGTCTAAGGTGAGCCCGGCGGATGCCTTGCACTACGAGTAA
- a CDS encoding ABC transporter permease: protein MYKQYLKQAWTLLKQNRFFSAVYIIGTGLAISMVMVLAIVFHIRTANMAPEADRDRMLLVPRAAAISKNEQGMFNSNLSPKTVKECFYTLKTPELVAVGTNPDNLNYLLGDIYAKLPGGTDQYKSMVMCTDANFWKMFHFRFIDGNSYPEGDFQSGIRKVVLTETMARKIFGKTTVAGMPVLVNEVEYRVSGVVKDVSSVMSLVYADIWIPYTTLSSVTESSNAENIVGALQVYILARKAADFPIIRKEMEQKRLLYNTSLKEYQYEFRDGIPYTQKESVLRNMDYREEPKVLIWKYSLIGLIFLLVPAVNLTGLTSSRMRKRISELGVRKAFGANRSTLINQVLIENLLLTFIGGIFGLLISYSLILGLKGLLLGPSYYTDMSVNVTLAPEMLINAPVFAYAFTVCILLNLLSAFVPVWKATRVSIVEAINDK from the coding sequence ATGTATAAACAATATTTGAAACAGGCCTGGACCTTGCTTAAGCAGAACCGCTTTTTCAGTGCAGTATATATCATTGGCACCGGACTGGCTATTTCCATGGTAATGGTTCTTGCAATCGTATTTCATATACGCACGGCCAATATGGCGCCGGAAGCGGACCGCGACAGAATGTTGCTGGTTCCCCGTGCCGCGGCTATAAGCAAAAATGAACAGGGTATGTTCAATTCAAACCTATCCCCAAAAACAGTAAAGGAATGCTTTTATACACTTAAGACTCCGGAACTTGTGGCTGTAGGCACAAATCCTGATAATTTAAACTATCTGCTTGGAGATATTTATGCCAAACTTCCGGGAGGAACAGATCAATATAAAAGTATGGTGATGTGCACGGACGCGAATTTCTGGAAAATGTTCCATTTTAGGTTTATAGACGGAAATAGCTACCCTGAAGGAGATTTCCAGAGTGGCATTCGCAAAGTGGTTTTAACAGAGACAATGGCCCGGAAGATTTTTGGTAAAACAACTGTTGCGGGCATGCCTGTGCTGGTAAATGAGGTCGAATATAGAGTGAGCGGTGTTGTAAAAGACGTTTCATCTGTAATGTCGCTGGTCTACGCCGATATCTGGATTCCGTATACAACTTTGTCGTCTGTGACAGAGAGTTCAAATGCCGAGAATATTGTGGGAGCATTACAAGTTTATATCCTTGCCAGAAAGGCAGCCGACTTTCCGATAATTCGTAAGGAAATGGAGCAGAAACGGTTACTTTATAATACCTCATTAAAGGAATATCAGTATGAGTTCAGGGATGGCATTCCATATACTCAAAAAGAGTCCGTATTGCGAAATATGGATTATAGGGAAGAGCCTAAAGTCCTTATTTGGAAGTATTCGCTGATTGGATTAATTTTCCTTCTTGTCCCGGCGGTTAATTTAACAGGGCTAACCTCCTCCAGAATGCGTAAACGGATCTCCGAATTGGGTGTTCGCAAGGCTTTTGGCGCAAATCGGAGTACATTGATCAACCAGGTACTTATCGAAAATCTGCTGCTTACTTTTATTGGAGGTATATTTGGCTTATTGATCTCCTACTCATTGATTTTGGGATTAAAAGGCTTGCTGTTAGGACCTAGCTATTATACTGATATGAGTGTAAATGTAACATTGGCTCCGGAAATGCTGATCAATGCTCCGGTATTTGCCTATGCCTTTACCGTATGTATTCTGTTAAACCTGTTATCGGCCTTTGTCCCTGTATGGAAAGCGACTCGTGTTTCTATTGTTGAAGCTATTAACGATAAATAA
- a CDS encoding FtsX-like permease family protein, with protein MIKQIVKMLWSQKRSNGWIYIELLIVFGALWAILDALLVDAKTYYSPLGYNIENTYQFKLAKMNNQAPGYVTDSLIDLSEAGSLLKLMEQIRKNPEVEEVCATFYSCPYSFGNSWTSITPTDEADTTKANEESFQVRRVTPEYFKVFRVLDKEGKAVTPQLEGVQNAVVLSADLEKQFYHNQSAKGRKVSQGGQTDGSLVAAVCQPVRPSDYDISAPCFYQVLTGKLLEEYVGYFGAQQSELCVRMKHAKTEEDMNHFLEDMGDRLTVNNLYVYGVKKLSDQRSQLLSYRERNMKIKFSLMAFMLINVFFGIVGTFWLWTENRRSEIGLRMAVGSSKFKLYKYMNLEGICLFSLTIPFVILFAANMAYFDIMDTARLPLSFWRFLVPMGSAWILLAGMITLGIWIPARKAAKMDPAEALHYE; from the coding sequence ATGATAAAACAAATAGTTAAAATGTTATGGTCGCAAAAGCGTAGTAACGGATGGATTTATATTGAATTACTGATTGTGTTCGGAGCTCTCTGGGCTATTCTGGATGCTCTCCTTGTCGACGCAAAAACCTATTATTCGCCACTAGGTTACAATATCGAGAATACATATCAGTTTAAGCTCGCTAAAATGAACAACCAAGCACCGGGATATGTCACGGATTCCCTCATCGATTTATCGGAAGCAGGTTCTTTATTAAAACTAATGGAGCAAATCCGGAAGAATCCGGAAGTGGAAGAGGTTTGCGCGACTTTTTATTCCTGTCCCTATTCCTTTGGAAACTCGTGGACATCAATTACTCCAACCGATGAGGCGGATACAACAAAAGCGAACGAAGAGTCTTTTCAGGTTCGGAGGGTTACACCCGAATATTTTAAAGTGTTCCGGGTCTTAGATAAAGAAGGTAAAGCTGTAACGCCTCAATTAGAGGGTGTTCAAAATGCGGTTGTTCTTTCTGCCGATCTTGAAAAACAATTCTATCACAATCAAAGTGCGAAAGGTCGGAAAGTTTCTCAGGGTGGGCAGACTGATGGAAGCCTGGTTGCTGCTGTTTGCCAACCTGTTCGACCATCAGATTACGACATAAGTGCTCCTTGTTTCTATCAGGTATTAACCGGAAAATTGCTGGAAGAATACGTTGGATACTTCGGAGCCCAGCAATCAGAGCTTTGCGTACGGATGAAACATGCCAAAACAGAAGAGGATATGAACCATTTCCTGGAAGATATGGGCGACAGATTGACAGTAAATAATCTCTATGTATATGGAGTAAAAAAGTTAAGCGACCAACGGAGTCAACTGCTAAGCTACCGCGAACGAAACATGAAAATTAAATTCTCGCTTATGGCTTTCATGCTGATAAATGTGTTTTTCGGTATCGTAGGTACATTCTGGCTGTGGACAGAAAACCGTCGTAGTGAAATTGGGCTTCGCATGGCTGTTGGATCAAGCAAGTTCAAGCTGTATAAGTACATGAATCTGGAAGGTATTTGTCTTTTTTCGCTCACAATTCCTTTTGTAATTCTTTTTGCTGCGAATATGGCCTATTTCGATATTATGGATACAGCCCGATTACCTCTTTCATTTTGGCGTTTCTTGGTACCCATGGGTAGCGCCTGGATATTATTAGCTGGAATGATTACTCTTGGAATATGGATTCCGGCAAGAAAAGCGGCAAAAATGGATCCGGCAGAAGCCTTGCATTACGAATAG
- a CDS encoding ABC transporter permease, whose protein sequence is MIKQYIKQAIQLLKENKLVSCISIIGTALSIAMVMVVVLLFQIQLNGYYPENNRDRMLYVQGTEATGKNGNDTNRGAMSSEVVRECFYSLKTPEAATAIYSDDLPLSLPDKRLYKEYNVKFTDDRFWNIFDFRFISGKPFSKADFLSGIPKAVITDKAAREVFGTSDVLGKSIVINFIPFTISGVVKEVSKAARDSYASVWVPYTTNDELMSLQYVDGISGAFGVCILAKRAGDFESIRKELKQQIARYNEGKKLYKVGFGENPISRLDIAMGSEGFKKVDFKDFILETGSLVLFMLLVPALNLIGVTQASIQRRKSEVGLRKAFGATYSKLVSQVLFENLVITLLGGIVGLALSFVLLSFSKDFLLQNNTMLNMDMLFQPVTFVAALFFVLVMNILSAGIPAIRIARQPIVEALKGNE, encoded by the coding sequence ATGATTAAACAATACATAAAACAAGCTATTCAACTCTTGAAAGAAAACAAGTTGGTAAGCTGCATCTCCATTATTGGAACGGCATTGTCTATCGCCATGGTTATGGTTGTGGTTCTGTTATTTCAGATTCAGCTAAATGGTTATTATCCTGAAAACAATCGAGACAGAATGCTTTATGTGCAGGGAACAGAAGCTACAGGAAAAAATGGTAACGATACGAACAGAGGTGCCATGTCGTCCGAAGTTGTACGAGAATGTTTTTATTCTCTTAAAACACCCGAAGCAGCAACAGCCATTTATTCCGACGATTTGCCACTTTCTTTGCCGGATAAACGATTGTATAAGGAGTATAATGTAAAGTTTACGGACGATCGATTCTGGAACATTTTTGATTTTCGTTTTATTTCAGGGAAACCATTTAGTAAAGCTGATTTCCTCTCCGGAATTCCCAAGGCAGTAATAACAGACAAGGCTGCCCGCGAAGTCTTTGGGACTTCAGACGTTCTGGGGAAAAGTATTGTAATAAACTTTATACCCTTTACTATTAGCGGAGTTGTAAAAGAGGTAAGTAAAGCAGCCAGAGATTCGTATGCTTCGGTCTGGGTTCCATATACCACAAACGATGAGCTAATGAGTTTACAATATGTAGATGGGATTTCGGGAGCTTTCGGTGTGTGCATTTTAGCTAAGCGTGCCGGTGATTTTGAATCCATCCGAAAAGAGCTGAAACAGCAAATAGCCCGTTACAATGAAGGCAAAAAACTATATAAAGTGGGTTTCGGAGAAAATCCTATTTCAAGGTTGGATATTGCAATGGGATCGGAAGGATTCAAAAAAGTCGATTTCAAAGACTTTATATTGGAAACAGGTTCTTTGGTTCTTTTTATGTTACTTGTTCCTGCACTTAATTTGATTGGGGTTACGCAAGCATCTATACAGCGGCGCAAAAGCGAAGTTGGTTTGCGTAAGGCATTTGGTGCAACCTATTCCAAACTTGTATCACAGGTTTTGTTCGAGAATCTGGTTATCACCTTACTGGGTGGAATAGTTGGGTTAGCACTCTCTTTTGTCCTTCTGTCTTTTAGTAAAGACTTTTTATTACAGAACAATACGATGCTGAATATGGATATGTTGTTTCAGCCGGTAACGTTTGTGGCAGCACTGTTCTTTGTTTTGGTTATGAATATTCTCAGTGCAGGAATTCCAGCCATACGTATAGCACGGCAGCCAATAGTTGAAGCATTAAAAGGAAATGAGTAG
- a CDS encoding ABC transporter ATP-binding protein has product MIKLNGINKVYRTKEIETQALENVNLEVKKGEFLSIMGPSGCGKSTLLNIIGLLDNPSSGSIVINGIATEQMKDKQLAAFRNHNLGFVFQSFHLINSLNVLDNVELPLLYRNGSSSERRKAAEAVLEKVGLSHRMRHFPTQLSGGQCQRVAIARAIVGNPEIILADEPTGNLDSKMGVEVMDILHRLNKEDGRTIIMVTHNEMQAQQTSRTIRFFDGRQVQ; this is encoded by the coding sequence ATGATTAAATTAAATGGGATTAATAAAGTGTATCGTACAAAAGAGATCGAAACACAGGCTTTGGAGAATGTAAATCTGGAAGTAAAAAAGGGTGAGTTTCTTTCTATAATGGGTCCTTCGGGATGTGGAAAGTCTACCTTACTTAATATTATCGGGTTATTGGATAATCCCTCATCGGGATCAATTGTGATAAACGGAATTGCCACTGAACAGATGAAAGACAAACAACTGGCGGCTTTCCGTAATCATAATCTTGGCTTTGTTTTCCAGAGTTTCCATCTGATCAACTCGCTGAATGTGCTTGATAATGTGGAATTGCCTTTACTGTATCGCAACGGCTCTTCTTCGGAACGCAGAAAAGCAGCCGAAGCGGTTTTAGAGAAGGTGGGATTAAGTCACCGTATGCGTCATTTTCCTACCCAGCTATCCGGAGGGCAGTGTCAGCGTGTTGCCATTGCCCGTGCCATTGTAGGAAATCCCGAGATTATTCTGGCGGACGAACCTACGGGTAACCTTGACAGTAAAATGGGTGTCGAAGTAATGGATATCCTGCACAGGTTAAATAAGGAAGATGGTCGGACCATCATCATGGTCACACACAATGAGATGCAGGCTCAGCAGACCAGCCGGACAATTCGTTTCTTTGACGGACGCCAGGTTCAGTAA
- a CDS encoding efflux RND transporter periplasmic adaptor subunit yields MDREIPKEVRAKERRKQIIKWGTGLFVLVGGIVLVLSLMQPSLTRKGLLMSKVDKGVIEVSVNASGKVVPSFEEIINSPINSRILEIYKKGGDSVDLGTPILKLDLQSAETEYNKLIDEELMKRLQLDQLRVTNRSKLSEMEMKLKVSRMELNRKEVELRNERYLDSLGAGTTDKVRQAELSFNVGQLQLKEDEQKYLNEQALGKADLKVKELELNIFRKGMAETKRTLEDAQIRSPRKAVLTYVNNEVGAQVGQGNRIAIVSDLSHFKIEGEIADTYGDRIATGNKVMVKIGSDKLAGTVSDVTPLSKNGVISFTVQLEKDNHPRLRSGLKTDIYVMNAVKDDVMRIANGSYYVGKGEYELFVAKGNQLIKRKVQLGDSNYEFVEVVSGLQPGEEVVVSDMSNYKNKNKLKLNQ; encoded by the coding sequence ATGGACAGAGAGATACCGAAAGAAGTACGAGCAAAAGAACGACGTAAGCAAATTATTAAATGGGGAACCGGTTTATTTGTACTGGTTGGGGGTATTGTTTTAGTGCTTTCATTAATGCAGCCAAGTCTTACCCGCAAGGGGTTGCTCATGTCGAAAGTGGATAAGGGGGTTATAGAAGTGTCTGTTAACGCATCCGGAAAAGTAGTTCCTTCTTTTGAGGAAATTATCAACTCTCCTATTAACTCTCGCATCCTGGAGATCTATAAAAAAGGCGGTGACTCTGTTGACTTAGGTACTCCCATCCTGAAGCTGGATTTACAAAGTGCCGAAACCGAATACAATAAACTGATTGACGAGGAACTAATGAAGCGTCTGCAGTTGGATCAGCTTCGTGTAACCAACCGTAGTAAATTGTCGGAAATGGAAATGAAGCTAAAAGTCTCGCGGATGGAATTAAACCGCAAGGAAGTTGAGTTGCGTAACGAACGTTACCTGGATAGTCTGGGTGCCGGAACGACTGATAAAGTCCGTCAGGCGGAGCTTAGCTTCAACGTGGGACAGTTGCAACTTAAAGAAGACGAACAAAAGTATCTAAATGAACAGGCACTTGGAAAAGCCGATCTAAAGGTGAAAGAGTTAGAACTGAATATCTTCCGAAAAGGGATGGCCGAAACGAAACGGACACTGGAGGACGCGCAAATCCGCTCGCCCCGTAAGGCAGTACTTACCTACGTAAATAATGAAGTGGGTGCGCAAGTTGGCCAGGGTAACCGGATTGCCATTGTTTCCGATCTTTCTCATTTCAAGATTGAAGGAGAGATTGCCGATACCTATGGCGATCGGATCGCAACCGGCAATAAAGTGATGGTAAAGATTGGCAGCGACAAGTTAGCTGGAACGGTTAGTGATGTAACTCCCCTATCGAAGAATGGAGTCATTTCGTTTACTGTTCAATTGGAAAAAGATAATCATCCTCGTCTTCGCTCGGGTCTGAAAACAGATATCTACGTAATGAATGCAGTAAAAGACGATGTTATGCGTATTGCCAACGGGTCCTATTATGTGGGAAAAGGTGAATACGAACTCTTTGTGGCTAAGGGAAATCAGTTGATTAAACGCAAGGTACAATTAGGCGACAGCAACTACGAGTTTGTGGAAGTTGTAAGCGGATTGCAACCCGGAGAAGAAGTAGTTGTTTCTGACATGAGCAATTATAAAAATAAAAACAAATTAAAACTTAATCAATAA